From a region of the Microterricola gilva genome:
- the ddaH gene encoding dimethylargininase, which translates to MTSSDAGAPVPAQHPSPNRRPGADRPRSTAASVLSALSVVFGAYLVTVLGYFISSGQQAQAIAQFGGFFALPALIAFVLLSVFNLLGATRAWLPALAGGLGAGVLGALLGSAVLISGTAGNVFASDVVIYLFSSLFSFNLLFVLSIAVASALLGPRVYDAVIGFRTIGRRVGERHVALVRIPASNLADGELTHIDRIPVNIELADQQWDNYCAALDAEGWETIEVPAAPEMADSVFIEDTVVMFGELAVITSPGAESRRGEIDGTEQAVRELGGLVIERITAPGTLDGGDVLKVGKTVYVGRSLRTNAEGIRQLRVLLAPHGYTVVAVPMTKALHLKTAVTALPDGTVIGWAPFVDNPEIFDRFLPMPEEAGAALIVLSADTVLMSASAPRSAALIADLGYRVVTVDISEFEKLEGCVTCLSVRVR; encoded by the coding sequence ATGACTTCTTCGGATGCCGGGGCCCCCGTCCCCGCTCAGCACCCATCGCCCAACCGCCGCCCGGGCGCAGACCGTCCCCGCAGCACTGCGGCATCGGTGCTCTCGGCCCTCAGCGTCGTGTTCGGCGCCTACCTCGTCACCGTGCTCGGCTACTTCATCAGCAGCGGCCAGCAGGCCCAGGCGATCGCCCAGTTCGGCGGCTTCTTCGCCCTGCCAGCGCTCATCGCCTTCGTGCTGCTCAGCGTCTTCAACCTGCTCGGAGCGACGCGCGCGTGGCTTCCGGCTCTGGCCGGCGGCCTCGGCGCCGGTGTGCTCGGCGCCCTGCTCGGCTCGGCCGTGTTGATCTCGGGCACAGCGGGCAACGTCTTCGCCTCGGACGTCGTCATCTACCTGTTCAGCAGCCTGTTCAGCTTCAACCTGCTCTTCGTTCTCTCCATCGCCGTCGCATCCGCCCTGCTCGGGCCCCGCGTCTATGACGCCGTCATCGGCTTCCGCACGATCGGGCGCCGCGTCGGGGAACGCCACGTCGCTCTCGTGCGCATCCCGGCGTCGAACCTCGCGGACGGCGAGCTCACCCACATCGACCGTATCCCGGTCAACATCGAGCTGGCCGACCAGCAGTGGGACAACTACTGCGCCGCACTGGACGCCGAGGGCTGGGAGACGATCGAGGTGCCGGCGGCGCCCGAGATGGCCGACTCGGTCTTCATCGAGGACACCGTTGTGATGTTCGGCGAGCTGGCCGTGATCACCAGCCCCGGCGCGGAGTCGCGCCGCGGCGAGATCGACGGCACCGAGCAGGCCGTGCGCGAGCTCGGCGGCCTCGTGATCGAGCGCATCACCGCGCCGGGCACCCTCGACGGTGGCGACGTGCTCAAGGTGGGCAAGACGGTGTACGTTGGTCGCTCGCTGCGCACCAACGCCGAGGGCATCCGCCAGCTCCGCGTGCTGCTAGCCCCGCATGGCTACACCGTCGTCGCGGTGCCGATGACGAAGGCGCTGCACCTGAAGACCGCCGTCACGGCGCTGCCGGACGGCACCGTGATCGGCTGGGCCCCCTTCGTCGACAACCCCGAGATCTTCGACCGATTCCTGCCGATGCCAGAGGAGGCCGGTGCCGCCCTCATCGTGCTCAGCGCGGACACCGTGCTGATGTCGGCGTCCGCGCCACGGAGCGCCGCACTGATCGCCGACCTCGGCTACCGGGTCGTCACCGTCGATATCTCGGAGTTCGAGAAGCTCGAGGGCTGCGTCACCTGCCTCAGCGTCCGCGTCCGGTAG
- a CDS encoding ABC transporter ATP-binding protein, producing MPAFVGSMLAALVAQLIALTIPQVLQQIVDGPLANRDAAAVVPLTLLVFVLGAIEALLYGLRRWLVVGPGTRVEARMRNALYAKLQDLPVNFHDKWPSGQLLSRAVSDLGLIRRWLSFGLVLTIVNLVVIVVGVGILMSMNWMLGLIFLVCSLPLWWAGYRFEGRYSEKSRLSQDQAGDLATAVEESVHGIRVLKAFGRGKHALSNFRSQAESLRSTEIAKAKLDASIWVWIMVVPAIALSICLVVGIWLAAQGQLSVGELVAFFATATVLAWPIESIGFMLAFALDARTATDRYFDILDSENTIVDPDEPQHLQRARGELAFTDVHFRYQDSPERFGDLLDGVDLVLTPGETMALVGLTGCGKTTMTALTTRLYDVTGGSVTLDGVDVRAFKREELRTHIAMAFEDATLFSASVRDNVLLGRPELAGDDPAVVAEADRVLEQALAIAQAAFAYDLPDGLDTRVGEEGMSLSGGQRQRLALARAVAAKPAVLVLDDPLSALDVTTEAKVEAALREILASTTALIVAHRPSTVMLADRVALLEDGRITAVGTHSELLRTSEHYRFVITSLEEDARRAAVVEDVAPDPVPDAIERELTIAAEEAAETRTERSTREEATR from the coding sequence ATGCCCGCCTTCGTCGGCAGCATGCTCGCCGCCCTCGTCGCGCAGCTCATCGCGCTGACCATTCCGCAGGTCCTGCAGCAGATCGTCGACGGCCCACTGGCGAACCGGGATGCCGCGGCCGTCGTGCCGCTCACCCTGCTCGTCTTCGTGCTCGGCGCCATCGAGGCCCTGCTCTACGGCCTGCGCCGCTGGCTCGTCGTCGGCCCGGGAACGCGGGTCGAGGCGCGCATGCGCAACGCCCTGTACGCCAAGCTCCAAGACCTGCCCGTGAACTTCCACGACAAGTGGCCGAGCGGCCAGCTGCTCTCGCGCGCCGTCAGCGACCTCGGCCTGATCCGCCGCTGGCTCTCCTTCGGCCTCGTGCTGACGATCGTCAACCTCGTCGTGATCGTCGTCGGCGTCGGCATCCTGATGTCGATGAACTGGATGCTCGGACTCATCTTCCTGGTCTGCTCGCTTCCGCTGTGGTGGGCCGGATACCGCTTCGAGGGGCGCTACTCGGAGAAGTCCCGGCTCAGCCAGGACCAGGCCGGCGACCTCGCCACCGCCGTGGAGGAGTCGGTGCACGGCATCCGCGTGCTCAAGGCGTTCGGGCGCGGCAAGCATGCCCTGTCGAACTTCCGCAGCCAGGCCGAGTCGCTGCGCAGCACAGAGATCGCCAAGGCGAAGCTCGACGCGAGCATCTGGGTGTGGATCATGGTCGTGCCCGCGATCGCGCTCTCGATCTGCCTGGTCGTCGGCATCTGGCTGGCCGCGCAGGGCCAGCTCAGCGTCGGCGAGCTGGTCGCGTTCTTCGCGACGGCGACCGTGCTGGCGTGGCCGATCGAGTCGATCGGATTCATGCTCGCGTTCGCCCTCGATGCCCGCACCGCGACCGACCGCTACTTCGACATCCTCGACAGCGAGAACACGATCGTCGACCCTGACGAGCCGCAGCACCTGCAGCGCGCACGCGGCGAACTCGCTTTCACCGATGTGCACTTCCGCTACCAGGATTCGCCTGAGCGCTTCGGCGACCTGCTCGACGGCGTCGACCTCGTGCTCACGCCGGGGGAGACGATGGCGCTGGTCGGCCTTACCGGCTGCGGCAAGACCACCATGACGGCGCTCACGACCCGCCTCTACGACGTCACCGGCGGCTCGGTCACGCTCGACGGGGTCGACGTGCGGGCGTTCAAGCGCGAGGAGCTGCGCACCCACATCGCGATGGCGTTCGAGGATGCCACGCTGTTCAGCGCCTCGGTGCGCGACAACGTGCTGCTCGGCCGCCCGGAGCTCGCCGGCGATGACCCGGCTGTGGTGGCCGAGGCCGATCGGGTGCTCGAACAGGCACTCGCGATCGCCCAGGCCGCCTTCGCCTATGACCTGCCGGATGGCCTGGACACTCGCGTCGGCGAGGAGGGCATGAGCCTCTCCGGCGGCCAGCGCCAGCGCCTGGCGCTGGCCAGGGCCGTCGCGGCCAAGCCGGCCGTCCTCGTGCTCGACGACCCGCTCTCGGCGCTCGACGTCACGACGGAGGCCAAGGTCGAGGCCGCCCTGCGCGAGATTCTCGCCTCGACGACGGCACTCATCGTCGCGCACCGCCCGTCGACGGTGATGCTCGCCGACCGCGTGGCTCTGCTGGAGGACGGTCGCATCACCGCGGTCGGAACCCACTCGGAGCTGCTGCGCACGAGCGAGCACTACCGTTTCGTGATCACGAGCCTCGAGGAGGACGCGCGCAGGGCCGCCGTCGTCGAGGACGTCGCGCCCGATCCCGTCCCGGATGCGATCGAGCGAGAACTGACGATCGCCGCTGAAGAGGCAGCAGAAACCCGTACCGAACGCTCGACACGAGAGGAGGCGACACGATGA